The following are encoded in a window of Eschrichtius robustus isolate mEscRob2 chromosome 1, mEscRob2.pri, whole genome shotgun sequence genomic DNA:
- the BTBD7 gene encoding BTB/POZ domain-containing protein 7 isoform X2: protein MGANASNYPHSCSPRVGGNSQAQQTFIGTSSYSQQGYGCESKLYSLDHGHEKPQDKKKRTSGLATLKKKFIKRRKSNRSADHAKQMRELLSGWDVRDVNALVEEYEGTSALKELSLQASLARPEARTLQKDMADLYEYKYCTDVDLIFQETCFPVHRAILAARCPFFKTLLSSSPEYGAEIIMDISTAGIDMPMFSALLHYLYTGEFGMEDSRFQNVDILVQLSEEFGTPNSLDVDMRGLFDYMCYYDVVLSFSSDSELVEAFGGNQNCLDEELKAHKAIISARSPFFRNLLQRRIRTGEEITDRTLRTPTRIILDESIIPKKYAKVILYCMYTDVVDLSVLHCSPSVGSLSEVQALVAGKPNMTRAEEAMELYHIALFLEFNMLAQGQLKSQI, encoded by the exons ATGGGTGCTAATGCATCTAACTATCCTCATTCATGTTCCCCGAGGGTAGGGGGAAATTCTCAAGCCCAACAGACTTTTATAG GGACATCATCCTATTCTCAGCAAGGCTATGGTTGTGAATCAAAATTATATAGCCTTGACCATGGCCATGAGAAACCAcaagacaaaaaaaagagaacctCTGGCCTTGCCACTCTCAAGAAGAAGTTTATCAAGCGTCGAAAATCTAATAGGTCTGCTGATCACGCCAAGCAGATGCGAGAACTCCTCTCTGGGTGGGATGTTCGAGATGTCAATGCATTAGTGGAGGAATATGAGGGAACTTCAGCCTTAAAGGAGCTTTCTCTACAAGCCAGTTTGGCTAGACCAGAAGCCCGGACATTGCAGAAAGATATGGCCGATCTTTATGAGTACAAGTATTGTACTGATGTAGACTTAATATTTCAAGAAACTTGTTTTCCTGTTCATCGTGCCATTTTGGCGGCAagatgtccattttttaaaacactacTTTCTTCCTCACCCGAGTATGGGGCAGAGATCATAATGGACATCAGTACAGCTGGTATAGATATGCCCATGTTTTCTGCGTTGTTACACTACCTTTATACGGGAGAGTTTGGAATGGAGGACTCAAGGTTTCAAAATGTTGATATCCTCGTTCAGCTTAGTGAAGAATTTGGAACACCAAATTCCCTTGATGTAGATATGCGTGGACTCTTTGATTACATGTGTTACTATGATGTCGTCCTTAGTTTTTCTTCAGACTCTGAACTGGTTGAAGCTTTTGGTGGAAATCAGAACTGTTTAGATGAAGAGCTCAAAGCTCATAAGGCTATTATTTCAGCACGGTCCCCATTTTTTCGAAATTTATTACAAAGGAGGATACGGACGGGTGAAGAAATCACAGACCGAACTTTAAGGACTCCCACAAGAATTATATTAGATGAGTCCATTATACCAAAAAAATATGCGAAAGTTATATTATACTGTATGTATACTGACGTGGTGGACCTCTCCGTTTTGCACTGTAGCCCCTCTGTGGGGAGTCTCAGTGAAGTTCAGGCTCTCGTCGCAGGGAAGCCAAACATGACTAGGGCAGAAGAAGCCATGGAACTTTACCACATAGCACTGTTCTTGGAATTTAACATGCTTGCACAAG GTCAGTTGAAATCACAGATTTAA
- the BTBD7 gene encoding BTB/POZ domain-containing protein 7 isoform X3, with translation MGANASNYPHSCSPRVGGNSQAQQTFIGTSSYSQQGYGCESKLYSLDHGHEKPQDKKKRTSGLATLKKKFIKRRKSNRSADHAKQMRELLSGWDVRDVNALVEEYEGTSALKELSLQASLARPEARTLQKDMADLYEYKYCTDVDLIFQETCFPVHRAILAARCPFFKTLLSSSPEYGAEIIMDISTAGIDMPMFSALLHYLYTGEFGMEDSRFQNVDILVQLSEEFGTPNSLDVDMRGLFDYMCYYDVVLSFSSDSELVEAFGGNQNCLDEELKAHKAIISARSPFFRNLLQRRIRTGEEITDRTLRTPTRIILDESIIPKKYAKVILYCMYTDVVDLSVLHCSPSVGSLSEVQALVAGKPNMTRAEEAMELYHIALFLEFNMLAQGHFC, from the exons ATGGGTGCTAATGCATCTAACTATCCTCATTCATGTTCCCCGAGGGTAGGGGGAAATTCTCAAGCCCAACAGACTTTTATAG GGACATCATCCTATTCTCAGCAAGGCTATGGTTGTGAATCAAAATTATATAGCCTTGACCATGGCCATGAGAAACCAcaagacaaaaaaaagagaacctCTGGCCTTGCCACTCTCAAGAAGAAGTTTATCAAGCGTCGAAAATCTAATAGGTCTGCTGATCACGCCAAGCAGATGCGAGAACTCCTCTCTGGGTGGGATGTTCGAGATGTCAATGCATTAGTGGAGGAATATGAGGGAACTTCAGCCTTAAAGGAGCTTTCTCTACAAGCCAGTTTGGCTAGACCAGAAGCCCGGACATTGCAGAAAGATATGGCCGATCTTTATGAGTACAAGTATTGTACTGATGTAGACTTAATATTTCAAGAAACTTGTTTTCCTGTTCATCGTGCCATTTTGGCGGCAagatgtccattttttaaaacactacTTTCTTCCTCACCCGAGTATGGGGCAGAGATCATAATGGACATCAGTACAGCTGGTATAGATATGCCCATGTTTTCTGCGTTGTTACACTACCTTTATACGGGAGAGTTTGGAATGGAGGACTCAAGGTTTCAAAATGTTGATATCCTCGTTCAGCTTAGTGAAGAATTTGGAACACCAAATTCCCTTGATGTAGATATGCGTGGACTCTTTGATTACATGTGTTACTATGATGTCGTCCTTAGTTTTTCTTCAGACTCTGAACTGGTTGAAGCTTTTGGTGGAAATCAGAACTGTTTAGATGAAGAGCTCAAAGCTCATAAGGCTATTATTTCAGCACGGTCCCCATTTTTTCGAAATTTATTACAAAGGAGGATACGGACGGGTGAAGAAATCACAGACCGAACTTTAAGGACTCCCACAAGAATTATATTAGATGAGTCCATTATACCAAAAAAATATGCGAAAGTTATATTATACTGTATGTATACTGACGTGGTGGACCTCTCCGTTTTGCACTGTAGCCCCTCTGTGGGGAGTCTCAGTGAAGTTCAGGCTCTCGTCGCAGGGAAGCCAAACATGACTAGGGCAGAAGAAGCCATGGAACTTTACCACATAGCACTGTTCTTGGAATTTAACATGCTTGCACAAG GCCACTTCTGCTGA